The Streptomyces noursei ATCC 11455 sequence GCCGCCGGACCGGTCGTCCTCGATGGCGGGCTGTCCAACCAACTGGAAGCGGACGGCCACGACCTGAGCGACGCCCTGTGGTCGGCCCGGCTGCTCGCCGAGGAACCGGAAGCCGTGGTGCGGGCCCACCTGGCCTACTACGAGGCGGGCGCCCAGGTGGCCATCACCTCCAGCTACCAGGCCACGTTCGAGGGGTTCGCCCGGCGCGGCACCGGCCCGGAGGACGCCGCCGGGCTGCTGCGCCGCAGCGTCGGACTGGCCCGCGAGGCGGCGGCGCGGGCGCACGCCGCCGGGGTCGCCGGGCCGCTCTACGTCGCCGCGTCGGCGGGCCCGTACGGCGCGATGCTCGCCGACGGCTCCGAATACCGCGGCCGGTACGGGCTGTCCGTGGACGACCTGGTGCGCTTCCACCGGCCGCGCCTGGAGGTCCTGGCGGCCGCCCGGCCCGACGTGCTCGCCCTGGAGACGGTGCCGGACGCGGACGAGGCGCGGGCGCTGCTGCGCGCGGTCCGCGGCCTCGGCGTCCCGGCCTACCTGTCGTACAGCATCGCCGGCGACCGCACCCGCGCCGGGCAACCGCTGGCCGAGGCGTTCGCCTGCGCGGCGGACGCGGACGAGGTGATCGCGGTCGGGGTGAACTGCTGCGCGCCGGACGACGCCGACCGGGCGGTGGCGGTCGCGGCCCGGGTCACCGGCAAGCCGGTGGTGGTCTATCCCAACAGCGGGGAGAGCTGGGACGCCACGGCCCGCGGCTGGCACGGCAGCCCGACCTTCCACGCGGACCGGGTGGCCGGCTGGGTCGCGGACGGCGCTCGGTTGATCGGCGGTTGCTGCCGGGTGGGCCCGGACGCCATCGCCGAACTGGCGGCGGCACTGGGCCGCTGACCGGGCGGGAAAACGGGCGGCGGCACCCCGGCCGGCCCCGGCCGTCGTCGCCACCTGGGCACGGCGTGCGGCCCGCGGCAGACAGGTGCTCTGCTACAGCACCGGCGTCACCCACCACGCCTCCCGGTCGGTGGCCTGGACCTTGGGCCTCACCCCGCCCGGCTGACTCTGGACCCTGCGCTGAGCGATCGCCGTCCTGACAGGCCAGGGGCGTTACCCAGCCGCAACGGACGCACCGGCGACAGAAGTGCCGGCCGATGGCAGGATGCAGGCCAACTCGCCACACCTCCGGCCCGGTTGACCGTCACGGCACTCTTGGAGGACCTGTGACCGCTCGCTCCGCGTTGCCCGTTCTGGCCGCCGCCGCGGCCGCCGCCCTCCTGGCGGGATGCACCAGCACCGCGCCCGTCGGACAGCAGGGCCGGGGGCCGGAACTGGTCCGCCCCGGAGCGCTCCTGACCTGCACCCACCTCCCCTACGCCCCCTTCCAGGTCAAGCGCGACGGCAAGGTCGTCGGGTTCGACGTGGACCTGGTGGACCTGGTGGCCAAGGACCTGCACGTCACCCAGCAGATCATCAACACCCCCTTCGAAGGCATCGAGACCGGCCAGGACTTCGCCATCCGCACCTGCGACCTCGCCGCCGCGGGCATGACCATCACCCCCGCCCGCGCGAAGGTCATGGACTTCTCCGACCCGTATTTCAACGCCACCCAGGCACTCCTGGTGAAGCGCGGCACCTCGGTGAAGAAGATCGAGGACCTGAAGGGCAGGAAGCTCGGCTACCAGAAGGCCACCACCGGCGCGCTCTACGCCAAGGCACACGGAAAAGGCGTCGAACTGGTCGAGTTCGAGGACGTCGGCCTGCTGCTGACCGCGGTCGGATCCGGGCAGGTCGACGCCGGGATCAACGACAACGGCGTGCTCCTCGACTACGCGAAGCACAACCCGGACACCCACGTGGCGGCGGAGTTCGACACCGGCGAGCACTACGGCTTCGGCGTGCGGAAGGGCAACGACGCGCTGCGGAAGCGCATCAACGAGGTCCTCGCACGGGCGAAGAAGGACGGGAGCTACGACCGGATCCACCGGAAGTGGTTCGGCTGATGCCCCGGCCCCTGTCCAGGCGCCGCCGGGCGCGGCTGGTCCGCGGCGCGCAGTACGGCGTGCTGGTGGCCGCGGTGGCGGCCCTCACCCTGGCCGCCGACTGGCGCCGGCTGGGATCGGCTTTCTTCGACGTCTCCGTCGCCACGGCGCTGTTCCCCGACATCGTCACCACCGCGCTGGTCAACACCGTGCGCTACACCCTGCTCGGTTTCGGTTTCGGGCTCGCGCTCGGGCTGGTCCTCGCCCTGATGCGGCTCTCCTCGGTGCCTCCGTACCGGTGGCTCGCGGTGACCTACATCGAGTTCTTCCGCGGGATCCCCGCCCTGCTGGTGTTCATCGCGCTCGGCTTCGGGGTGCCGCTGGCCTTCCAGGTCGCCCTCGACCAGGGCGTCACGGTGATGCTGTCGCTGGGGCTGGTGGGCGCGGCCTACATGGCGGAGACGATCCGGGCCGGTATCCGGGCCGTGCCCAAGGGGCAGACGGAGGCGGCGCGTTCGCTGGGCATGTCGCAGGGCCGGGCGATGGTCTCGATCGTCGTACCGCAGGCGTTCCGGATCGTGCTGCCACCGCTGACCAACGAGCTGATCCTGCTGACGAAGGACTCCTCGCTGGTGTACCTGCTGGGCCTGTCGCTCTCCCAGTTCGAGCTGGCCAACTTCGGGCGGGACGCGCTCAACGAGCACAAGAGCCTCACCCCGGTACTGGTCGCGGGGCTGCTGTACCTGGTGATCACCCTGCCACTGGGCCAGTTGGTCCGGCGGTTGGAGGCCCGCACGGCGAAGGCCCGGTGACGGCGCGCGTGTACGGGCGGGAACGGAAGCAGCGGCGCCACGGCGGGCAGGGGGCGGGATGACCGGCGACGGGGACGGCAACGGCGAGAACGCCATCGAGGTGCGCGGGCTGCACAAGGCGTTCGGCGCGCTGGAGGTGCTGCGCGGGATCGACTTCTCGGTCGCGCGGGGCGAGGTGGTGTGCGTCATCGGACCGTCCGGTTCCGGGAAGTCGACGCTGCTGCGCTGTGTGAACCTGCTGGAGGAGCCGACCGCCGGCCGGATCACCGTCGCCGGCACCGAGGTCACCGACCCGGAGGTGGACATCGACCGGGTGCGGCGCCGGATCGGGATGGTGTTCCAGTCCTTCAACCTCTTCCCGCACCTGACTGCGCTGGAGAATCTGACCATCGCCCAGCGCCGGGTGCTGCGCCGCGACCGGCCGACGGCCGCGCGGATCGCCCGCGACCAGCTGGCGCGGGTCGGACTGGGCGACAAGGAGGCCGCCTACCCGGCGCAGCTGTCGGGCGGCCAGCAGCAACGGGTGGCCATCGCCCGGGCACTGGCGATGGACCCGGAGCTGATGCTCTTCGACGAGCCGACCTCGGCCCTCGACCCGGAACTCGTCGGCGATGTGCTGGCGGTGATGCGGGCGCTGGCCCGGGACGGGATGACGATGCTGGTCGTCACGCACGAGATGGGATTCGCCCGGGAGGTCGCCGACCGGGTGGTCTTCATGGACGGCGGGCTGGTCGTCGAGGAGGGCACCCCGGGACAGGTGGTGGGCGCTCCCCGGCACGAGCGGACCCGGGCGTTCCTCTCACGCGTCCTGGACCCGGCGGCGGCCGAGGTGGACGGGACTGACGGCACGGACACGGCAGACGGGACGGACGGCACCGGGCCGACCACCGGGCGGCGGACCTGACGCCGCCGCCCGTCCCCGCGGCCCGGTGCTCCGGACCGGCTCAGACCAACGGCTTGGTGAGCTTCTTGGTGTTGCTGCGGTTGCCGGTCAGGCTGCACACCACGGACTTGATGCCCAGCTTGTAGCCCTTGGTGTTGGGGAACTGCACATAGGTGCCCTCGGCCGTCCCGGCGGGCTGCTTGGACGCCTTGTCCGGGAGCTGGATCGAGCACAGCGAGGACGCCTTGTCCTTGATCTCGCTCTCGGAGGTCAGACCGGCGGGGAGGGTGTACACGAAGACGACCTCGGCGTCGTGCGGCCCGGTGCAGGGGGCCGACAGGTTGTTGCCGCCGTTCCCGCCCGGCGGGATGTCGAAGCAGTCGCCGGTCTTGAGGGTGTAGAAGGGGGCGGTACGGCCGGTGGGCGTGGACGCGGAGGTCTCCGGGCCGCCGCTGGGGCTCGCCGAGTCGGACGGGGTCGGTGAGGCGGAGTCCGAGGCCGACGGGCCGGCGCTCGCCGAGGTGCTGGCACCCGGTCGGGCCTGATCGCGGCCGCCGCCATCGCTGTTGGCCCATATGACGCCGCCGATGACGAGCGCCACGACGAGCACGCCGGCGCCGATGATCAGGGCGATGGTGGTGCCGTTGCCGCCGCCCGAGGGCGGCGCGGGCGGCTGCTGCCAGCCACCGGGGCCGGGCGGCCCGTAGCCACCGGCGGGCGCGCCGTACGGGCCGGCGGGCGGCGGGCCGGCCGGCGGCGCCGACGGCCCGTAGCCGCCCGGACCGTAACCGCCCGGCCCCGGCTGCTGCCCGCCCGCCCCGTAGCCGCCTCCGGGCGGGCCGAAACCACCCGGGTCGCCCTGGGGCGGCTGGTGCGGCGGCTGGTTGGACGGCGGGGGCGGGGGAAAACTCATGGCGGAAGTGATCGTTTCTTTGGTGTGGAGGCAAGGACGCGGTGACCGATCTGGACCGTTCCGAGGTGAAACATCCACCCCGTGGGCGCCGTTGACGAGCCACAGCCCGGGACGGACACTCCCGATCCTGATCGCCCGGACAGACCCTAACGTGCCCGACGTGTACGCCTCACTGCCCGGAGGTGCTCCATGTTCACCGACCTTCCCCTGGACGAACTGCGCCGCTACCGCCCTCCCCTGCCCGAGCCGCCCGGCTTCGACGCGTTCTGGCGACGCACGGTGGACGAGGCCCGGGCCCATGACCTCGCCCCCCGGTTCACCGCGGCCGACACCGGCCTGACCCAGTTGCACACCGACGACGTGGAGTTCGCCGGATTCGGCGGGCACCGGATCCGCGGCTGGTTCCTGCACCCGCGGACGGCCACCGGACCGCTGCCGTGCGTGGTGCAGTACCTCGGCTACGGCGGCGGCCGGCTGCTGCCGCACGACTGGCTGCTGTGGCCGGCCGCCGGCTACGCCACGCTGGTCATGGACTCCCGCGGCCAGAGCGGCCCCAACCGGCCCGGCGACACCCCCGACCCGGTGGGCGCCACACACCCGGGCGTACCGGGCAAGCTGACCCAGGGCCTGCTCGACCCCGACACCTACTACTACCGACGGCTGTTCACCGACGCCGTACGGGCGGTGGACACGGCCCGCGGGCACCCCGCGGTGGACGCCGAGCGGATCGTGGTCGCCGGCCACAGCCAGGGCGGCGCCCTCGCGCTGGCCATGACCGGGCTCGTCCCGGGGCTGGCGGGCGCGCTGATCGACGCGCCGTTCCTGACCCACATCCGGCGCGCCCTCGACGTCACCGACCAGGGGCCGTACGGCGAGCTGGCCCGCCACTTCGCCGGCCGGCGCGACGACATCGACTCCGCGCTGCACACCCTCGACCACTTCGACGGCCTGAACTTCGCGGCCCGCGCCACCGCCCCGGCGCTCTTCGGCACCGCGCTGCGCGACGAAATCGTCCCGCCGTCCACCGGGTTCGCCGCCCATCACCACTACGCGGGCGACAAGCGGCTGGAGGTGTGGCGGTTCAACGCGCACGAGAGCGGCGGGGGCGCCCAGCGGACCGCGGAGATCCGCTTCCTGCGCGAGCTGTTCGGCGGCTGATCCGCACCGGTCGGCGGCGGCCCGCGCGTGTCGTCCACAGGCCACCCGCGCCCCGCGGCACGCGGATTACGATGCGGCTGCGGACCGGGGTCCAGAGCGGCCGGGAGCCCCGGGGCAGGGCCTGGCCACCGGCCGCCGAGGGAGAGTGCTCGATGGGCGCACAGTCGGCCGGACCGCTGGTCGTCGGGGTGGACAGCTCCACGCAGTCCACCAAGACGCTGGTCGTGGACGCGGAGACCGGCGAGGTGCTGGCCCGGGGCCAGGCACCGCACACGGTCGGCGGCGGCCCCGGCAAGGAGAGCGACCCCCGGCAGTGGTGGCGGGCACTGGGCGAGGCACTGGCCCAGTGCGGACCCGCCGCGCGACAGGCGTCCGCGATCTCCGTCGCCGGTCAGCAGCACGGGCTGGTCACCCTGGACGCGGCCGGGGAGCCGGTCCGCCCGGCGCTGCTGTGGAACGACGTCCGGCCCGCCCGGGAGAGCGCGCGGCTGATCGCGGAGGGCGGCGGCCCCGAGGCGTGGGCGGAGCGGACCGGAAGCGTGCCGGGCCCGGCGTTCACGGTCGCCAAGTGGGCCTGGCTGTGCGCTCACGAGCCGGCCGCGGCGGCCGCCACCGCCGCCGTCCGGCTGCCGCACGACTACCTCGTCCAGCGGCTGACGGGCCAGGCGGTCACCGACCGCGGCGACGCCTCGGGCACCGGCTGGTGGGCGGGGTCCACGGAGGCGTACGACCCGGAGGTCCTGGACCGGGTCGGACTGAGCCCCTCGATGCTGCCGCGGGTCGCGCTCCCCGGCGAGGCGGCGGGCACCGTGCGGACCGATGAACTCCACCTGCCGCACGGCGCGTTGGTGGCCGCCGGGACGGGCGACAACATGGCGGCGGCGCTCGGCCTGGGCCTGCGTCCCGGCCAGCCGGTGCTGAGCCTTGGTACCTCCGGCACGGTCTACGCGGTGACCACCCGCCGGCCCGCCGACCCGACCGGCACCGTCGCCGGCTTCGCCGACGCCCGCGGCGACTGGCTGCCGCTGGCCTGCACACTCAACTGCACGCTCGCCGTGGACCGGGTGGCGGCGCTGCTCGGCCGCGACCGGGAGGCCGTCGAGCCCGGCGGCGACGCCGTGCTGCTGCCCTTCCTGGACGGCGAGCGGACGCCGAACCTCCCGCGCGCCACCGGCCTGCTGCACGGCCTGCGCCACGACACCACGGCCGGCCAGCTGCTCCAAGCCGCCTACGACGG is a genomic window containing:
- the mmuM gene encoding homocysteine S-methyltransferase translates to MAGPSPQPPFAEALAAGPVVLDGGLSNQLEADGHDLSDALWSARLLAEEPEAVVRAHLAYYEAGAQVAITSSYQATFEGFARRGTGPEDAAGLLRRSVGLAREAAARAHAAGVAGPLYVAASAGPYGAMLADGSEYRGRYGLSVDDLVRFHRPRLEVLAAARPDVLALETVPDADEARALLRAVRGLGVPAYLSYSIAGDRTRAGQPLAEAFACAADADEVIAVGVNCCAPDDADRAVAVAARVTGKPVVVYPNSGESWDATARGWHGSPTFHADRVAGWVADGARLIGGCCRVGPDAIAELAAALGR
- a CDS encoding basic amino acid ABC transporter substrate-binding protein; the encoded protein is MTARSALPVLAAAAAAALLAGCTSTAPVGQQGRGPELVRPGALLTCTHLPYAPFQVKRDGKVVGFDVDLVDLVAKDLHVTQQIINTPFEGIETGQDFAIRTCDLAAAGMTITPARAKVMDFSDPYFNATQALLVKRGTSVKKIEDLKGRKLGYQKATTGALYAKAHGKGVELVEFEDVGLLLTAVGSGQVDAGINDNGVLLDYAKHNPDTHVAAEFDTGEHYGFGVRKGNDALRKRINEVLARAKKDGSYDRIHRKWFG
- a CDS encoding amino acid ABC transporter permease, whose product is MPRPLSRRRRARLVRGAQYGVLVAAVAALTLAADWRRLGSAFFDVSVATALFPDIVTTALVNTVRYTLLGFGFGLALGLVLALMRLSSVPPYRWLAVTYIEFFRGIPALLVFIALGFGVPLAFQVALDQGVTVMLSLGLVGAAYMAETIRAGIRAVPKGQTEAARSLGMSQGRAMVSIVVPQAFRIVLPPLTNELILLTKDSSLVYLLGLSLSQFELANFGRDALNEHKSLTPVLVAGLLYLVITLPLGQLVRRLEARTAKAR
- a CDS encoding amino acid ABC transporter ATP-binding protein, which codes for MTGDGDGNGENAIEVRGLHKAFGALEVLRGIDFSVARGEVVCVIGPSGSGKSTLLRCVNLLEEPTAGRITVAGTEVTDPEVDIDRVRRRIGMVFQSFNLFPHLTALENLTIAQRRVLRRDRPTAARIARDQLARVGLGDKEAAYPAQLSGGQQQRVAIARALAMDPELMLFDEPTSALDPELVGDVLAVMRALARDGMTMLVVTHEMGFAREVADRVVFMDGGLVVEEGTPGQVVGAPRHERTRAFLSRVLDPAAAEVDGTDGTDTADGTDGTGPTTGRRT
- a CDS encoding acetylxylan esterase, with translation MFTDLPLDELRRYRPPLPEPPGFDAFWRRTVDEARAHDLAPRFTAADTGLTQLHTDDVEFAGFGGHRIRGWFLHPRTATGPLPCVVQYLGYGGGRLLPHDWLLWPAAGYATLVMDSRGQSGPNRPGDTPDPVGATHPGVPGKLTQGLLDPDTYYYRRLFTDAVRAVDTARGHPAVDAERIVVAGHSQGGALALAMTGLVPGLAGALIDAPFLTHIRRALDVTDQGPYGELARHFAGRRDDIDSALHTLDHFDGLNFAARATAPALFGTALRDEIVPPSTGFAAHHHYAGDKRLEVWRFNAHESGGGAQRTAEIRFLRELFGG
- the xylB gene encoding xylulokinase, giving the protein MGAQSAGPLVVGVDSSTQSTKTLVVDAETGEVLARGQAPHTVGGGPGKESDPRQWWRALGEALAQCGPAARQASAISVAGQQHGLVTLDAAGEPVRPALLWNDVRPARESARLIAEGGGPEAWAERTGSVPGPAFTVAKWAWLCAHEPAAAAATAAVRLPHDYLVQRLTGQAVTDRGDASGTGWWAGSTEAYDPEVLDRVGLSPSMLPRVALPGEAAGTVRTDELHLPHGALVAAGTGDNMAAALGLGLRPGQPVLSLGTSGTVYAVTTRRPADPTGTVAGFADARGDWLPLACTLNCTLAVDRVAALLGRDREAVEPGGDAVLLPFLDGERTPNLPRATGLLHGLRHDTTAGQLLQAAYDGAVFALLRALDQVSGPETAPGTPLLLIGGGARGRAWRETVRRLSGRPVVVPEAGELAALGAAAQAAGLLLGEDPAAVARRWGTARGAEHSARERDDAAWERLTDTLTEGAALLGG